A genomic region of Dunckerocampus dactyliophorus isolate RoL2022-P2 chromosome 10, RoL_Ddac_1.1, whole genome shotgun sequence contains the following coding sequences:
- the LOC129188524 gene encoding afadin- and alpha-actinin-binding protein-like isoform X4: protein MLRALSPQEVLSLGLAPVWVQSGDSSDMNVVSVLNCMYELLQLHRRGLQTLENMEMEQLKSSNNVDSLQLTSTRLKDQLELSKRENTGLLERERQLQLKVKSLQNCLKNEKDEIHKLQNIVSSRASQYNHEMKRKERELNKLKERLNQLLADKKEKKLAIDVSNKLGRVDGRRSLWKTEKTEAKHEGDMYKTLLRDYESRQGDLLMENAELRKVLKQMKKDMAVILASRKSSVKGDRSDDGAVEADSDEEEAFDCGKEAVELFSVHTREKLTNSVRRQWRRLKNHVDRLDSRESLASSTGESESTDTVAQSPSKEMDKLKQEVQQCKDYIQTQQDVLQQQLSSQCDETTTTAMPGDCYTPQGKDGPREEWKTLQEQRKIFEQERRNFTEAAVRLSQERKTFEEERAVWLKHQYLNVNPKKPTRSKSQCAFQISVSVGKPRLPGPRPPPPAPPGGHQGVPRPAVRQSLQCVLGLPRGLLPAGHAWNTSPGRRPGGIRTRCSSHLSWLLLFMRRSSGSTLSSSRITELLTLSLRLKRSTVQHRLQNGPSPPPHQRQHQHPAYRPPHATCCTRSASCVKTAPPNQREGRKTRETRAPRRPSTDGGSAATTTAASCSRGKKTAQFEQSGPCMSHVWCCLSSCQTIET, encoded by the exons ATGTTGCGTGCCCTCTCTCCTCAGGAGGTGTTATCGCTCGGCCTAGCGCCGGTTTGGGTGCAGTCAGGTGACAGCTCTGACATGAACGTGGTGTCGGTGCTCAACTGCATGTACGAGCTGCTTCAGCTGCACCGTAGGGGCCTCCAAACCCTGGAGAACATGGAGATGGAGCAGCTGAAGTCCAGCAACAACGTGGACTCGCTGCAGCTCACTAGCACACGGCTGAAG GATCAGCTTGAACTTTCCAAAAGAGAGAACACGGGACTTCTTGAGCGGGAACGACAACTCCAGCTGAAAGTGAAGAGCTTGCAGAACTGCCTGAAGAACGAAAAAGACGAG aTCCACAAACTGCAGAACATCGTCTCCAGCCGGGCCAGCCAGTACAATCACGAGATGAAGAGGAAAGAGCGAGAACTGAACAAACTGAAAGAGCGACTGAATCAGCTCCTGGCTgacaagaaggagaagaaacTAG CCATCGATGTGTCAAACAAACTAGGACGAGTTGACGGCAGGAGAAGCCTCTGGAAGACTGAAAAGACGGAAGCAAA GCATGAGGGCGACATGTACAAAACTCTCCTCAGGGACTACGAGAGCCGGCAGGGAGACCTGCTGATGGAAAATGCAGAGTTGAGGAAAGTGTTGAAGCAGATGAAAAAAGACATGGCGGTCATTCTGGCTTCCAGGAAGTCATCTGTGAAAGGAGACAGAAGCGACGATGGTGCCGTGGAA GCAGACTCAGATGAGGAAGAAGCGTTTGACTGTGGTAAGGAGGCAGTGGAGCTGTTCAGTGTTCACACGCGGGAGAAGCTGACCAACAGTGTTCGACGCCAGTGGAGACGACTGAAGAACCACGTGGACAGACTGGACAGCCGAG AATCCTTGGCATCATCAACAGGTGAGAGTGAAAGCACTGACACCGTTGCCCAAAGCCCGTCAAAGGAAATGGACAAACTCAAGCAGGAGGTGCAGCAGTGCAAAGACTACATTCAGACGCAGCAGGACGTCCTGCAG CAGCAGCTCAGCTCTCAGTGCGATgagaccaccaccaccgccatGCCGGGCGACTGCTACACGCCGCAAGGGAAAGATGGCCCCCGAGAGGAGTGGAAGACCCTCCAGGAGCAGAGAAAGATCTTTGAGCAGGAGAGGAGGAACTTCACAGAAGCGGCAGTTCGACTGAGCCAAGAG AGAAAGACCTTTGAGGAAGAGCGTGCTGTCTGGCTCAAGCACCAGTATCTCAACGTGAACCCAAAGAAACCCACAAGGTCCAAGTCACAATGTGCCTTTCAGATAT cagtctcagtagggaagcccagacttcccggtccccgaccacctcctccagctccaccgggaggacaccaaggcgttcccaggccagctgtgagacaatctctccagtgtgtcctaggtcttccccggggccttctcccggctgggcatgcctggaacacctcaccagggaggcgcccgggaggcatccggactagatgctcgagccacctcagctggctcctcctcttcatgcgaaggagcagcggctctactctgagctcctcccggataaccgagctcctcaccctgtctcttagg CTGAAACGGAGCACAGTGCAACATCGCCTCCAGAACGGCCCATCACCTCCCCCGCACCAGCGCCAACACCAGCACCCGGCGTATCGTCCTCCACATGCGACCTGCTGCACACGCTCAGCCTCATGTGTGAAAACAG CTCCACCAAACCAAAGAGAAGGACGGAAGACGCGGGAGACGCGAGCTCCTCGTCGGCCCAGCACAGATGGTGGATCGGCGGCGACGACCACAGCGGCCTCGTGTTCACGGGGGAAGAAAACGGCTCAGTTTGAGCAATCAGGACCGTGCATGAGTCATGTTTGGTGCTGTCTCAGTTCATGCCAAACTATTGAGACttga
- the LOC129188524 gene encoding afadin- and alpha-actinin-binding protein-like isoform X2 has translation MDLTDFALSEVKDAQSISVECGTPPVMGHSDQSPLPLHRKSSVLTNFCTEHNVQECASRINQEVLSLGLAPVWVQSGDSSDMNVVSVLNCMYELLQLHRRGLQTLENMEMEQLKSSNNVDSLQLTSTRLKDQLELSKRENTGLLERERQLQLKVKSLQNCLKNEKDEIHKLQNIVSSRASQYNHEMKRKERELNKLKERLNQLLADKKEKKLAIDVSNKLGRVDGRRSLWKTEKTEAKHEGDMYKTLLRDYESRQGDLLMENAELRKVLKQMKKDMAVILASRKSSVKGDRSDDGAVEADSDEEEAFDCGKEAVELFSVHTREKLTNSVRRQWRRLKNHVDRLDSRESLASSTGESESTDTVAQSPSKEMDKLKQEVQQCKDYIQTQQDVLQQQLSSQCDETTTTAMPGDCYTPQGKDGPREEWKTLQEQRKIFEQERRNFTEAAVRLSQERKTFEEERAVWLKHQYLNVNPKKPTRSKSQCAFQIFSVGKPRLPGPRPPPPAPPGGHQGVPRPAVRQSLQCVLGLPRGLLPAGHAWNTSPGRRPGGIRTRCSSHLSWLLLFMRRSSGSTLSSSRITELLTLSLRLKRSTVQHRLQNGPSPPPHQRQHQHPAYRPPHATCCTRSASCVKTAPPNQREGRKTRETRAPRRPSTDGGSAATTTAASCSRGKKTAQFEQSGPCMSHVWCCLSSCQTIET, from the exons ATGGATTTAACAGACTTTGCTCTCTCAGAAGTTAAGGACGCTCAGAGCATCTCTGTCGAGTGTGGAACGCCCCCCGTGATGGGCCACTCGGACCAATCGCCGCTGCCCCTACACAGGAAGTCCTCCGTGCTCACTAACTTCTGCACCGAGCACAACGTGCAGGAATGTGCGTCACGCATCAATCAG GAGGTGTTATCGCTCGGCCTAGCGCCGGTTTGGGTGCAGTCAGGTGACAGCTCTGACATGAACGTGGTGTCGGTGCTCAACTGCATGTACGAGCTGCTTCAGCTGCACCGTAGGGGCCTCCAAACCCTGGAGAACATGGAGATGGAGCAGCTGAAGTCCAGCAACAACGTGGACTCGCTGCAGCTCACTAGCACACGGCTGAAG GATCAGCTTGAACTTTCCAAAAGAGAGAACACGGGACTTCTTGAGCGGGAACGACAACTCCAGCTGAAAGTGAAGAGCTTGCAGAACTGCCTGAAGAACGAAAAAGACGAG aTCCACAAACTGCAGAACATCGTCTCCAGCCGGGCCAGCCAGTACAATCACGAGATGAAGAGGAAAGAGCGAGAACTGAACAAACTGAAAGAGCGACTGAATCAGCTCCTGGCTgacaagaaggagaagaaacTAG CCATCGATGTGTCAAACAAACTAGGACGAGTTGACGGCAGGAGAAGCCTCTGGAAGACTGAAAAGACGGAAGCAAA GCATGAGGGCGACATGTACAAAACTCTCCTCAGGGACTACGAGAGCCGGCAGGGAGACCTGCTGATGGAAAATGCAGAGTTGAGGAAAGTGTTGAAGCAGATGAAAAAAGACATGGCGGTCATTCTGGCTTCCAGGAAGTCATCTGTGAAAGGAGACAGAAGCGACGATGGTGCCGTGGAA GCAGACTCAGATGAGGAAGAAGCGTTTGACTGTGGTAAGGAGGCAGTGGAGCTGTTCAGTGTTCACACGCGGGAGAAGCTGACCAACAGTGTTCGACGCCAGTGGAGACGACTGAAGAACCACGTGGACAGACTGGACAGCCGAG AATCCTTGGCATCATCAACAGGTGAGAGTGAAAGCACTGACACCGTTGCCCAAAGCCCGTCAAAGGAAATGGACAAACTCAAGCAGGAGGTGCAGCAGTGCAAAGACTACATTCAGACGCAGCAGGACGTCCTGCAG CAGCAGCTCAGCTCTCAGTGCGATgagaccaccaccaccgccatGCCGGGCGACTGCTACACGCCGCAAGGGAAAGATGGCCCCCGAGAGGAGTGGAAGACCCTCCAGGAGCAGAGAAAGATCTTTGAGCAGGAGAGGAGGAACTTCACAGAAGCGGCAGTTCGACTGAGCCAAGAG AGAAAGACCTTTGAGGAAGAGCGTGCTGTCTGGCTCAAGCACCAGTATCTCAACGTGAACCCAAAGAAACCCACAAGGTCCAAGTCACAATGTGCCTTTCAGATAT tctcagtagggaagcccagacttcccggtccccgaccacctcctccagctccaccgggaggacaccaaggcgttcccaggccagctgtgagacaatctctccagtgtgtcctaggtcttccccggggccttctcccggctgggcatgcctggaacacctcaccagggaggcgcccgggaggcatccggactagatgctcgagccacctcagctggctcctcctcttcatgcgaaggagcagcggctctactctgagctcctcccggataaccgagctcctcaccctgtctcttagg CTGAAACGGAGCACAGTGCAACATCGCCTCCAGAACGGCCCATCACCTCCCCCGCACCAGCGCCAACACCAGCACCCGGCGTATCGTCCTCCACATGCGACCTGCTGCACACGCTCAGCCTCATGTGTGAAAACAG CTCCACCAAACCAAAGAGAAGGACGGAAGACGCGGGAGACGCGAGCTCCTCGTCGGCCCAGCACAGATGGTGGATCGGCGGCGACGACCACAGCGGCCTCGTGTTCACGGGGGAAGAAAACGGCTCAGTTTGAGCAATCAGGACCGTGCATGAGTCATGTTTGGTGCTGTCTCAGTTCATGCCAAACTATTGAGACttga
- the LOC129188524 gene encoding afadin- and alpha-actinin-binding protein A-like isoform X5 translates to MSIPFHFPPLIPVRVAGAAVSVGKPRLPGPRPPPPAPPGGHPGVPRPAIHKLQNIVSSRASQYNHEMKRKERELNKLKERLNQLLADKKEKKLAIDVSNKLGRVDGRRSLWKTEKTEAKHEGDMYKTLLRDYESRQGDLLMENAELRKVLKQMKKDMAVILASRKSSVKGDRSDDGAVEADSDEEEAFDCGKEAVELFSVHTREKLTNSVRRQWRRLKNHVDRLDSRESLASSTGESESTDTVAQSPSKEMDKLKQEVQQCKDYIQTQQDVLQQQLSSQCDETTTTAMPGDCYTPQGKDGPREEWKTLQEQRKIFEQERRNFTEAAVRLSQERKTFEEERAVWLKHQYLNVNPKKPTRSKSQCAFQISVSVGKPRLPGPRPPPPAPPGGHQGVPRPAVRQSLQCVLGLPRGLLPAGHAWNTSPGRRPGGIRTRCSSHLSWLLLFMRRSSGSTLSSSRITELLTLSLRLKRSTVQHRLQNGPSPPPHQRQHQHPAYRPPHATCCTRSASCVKTAPPNQREGRKTRETRAPRRPSTDGGSAATTTAASCSRGKKTAQFEQSGPCMSHVWCCLSSCQTIET, encoded by the exons atgtccattccattccattttcctccgcttatcccagttcgggtcgcgggggcagcagtctcagtagggaagcccagacttcccggtccccgaccacctcctccagctccaccgggaggacacccaggcgttcccaggccagct aTCCACAAACTGCAGAACATCGTCTCCAGCCGGGCCAGCCAGTACAATCACGAGATGAAGAGGAAAGAGCGAGAACTGAACAAACTGAAAGAGCGACTGAATCAGCTCCTGGCTgacaagaaggagaagaaacTAG CCATCGATGTGTCAAACAAACTAGGACGAGTTGACGGCAGGAGAAGCCTCTGGAAGACTGAAAAGACGGAAGCAAA GCATGAGGGCGACATGTACAAAACTCTCCTCAGGGACTACGAGAGCCGGCAGGGAGACCTGCTGATGGAAAATGCAGAGTTGAGGAAAGTGTTGAAGCAGATGAAAAAAGACATGGCGGTCATTCTGGCTTCCAGGAAGTCATCTGTGAAAGGAGACAGAAGCGACGATGGTGCCGTGGAA GCAGACTCAGATGAGGAAGAAGCGTTTGACTGTGGTAAGGAGGCAGTGGAGCTGTTCAGTGTTCACACGCGGGAGAAGCTGACCAACAGTGTTCGACGCCAGTGGAGACGACTGAAGAACCACGTGGACAGACTGGACAGCCGAG AATCCTTGGCATCATCAACAGGTGAGAGTGAAAGCACTGACACCGTTGCCCAAAGCCCGTCAAAGGAAATGGACAAACTCAAGCAGGAGGTGCAGCAGTGCAAAGACTACATTCAGACGCAGCAGGACGTCCTGCAG CAGCAGCTCAGCTCTCAGTGCGATgagaccaccaccaccgccatGCCGGGCGACTGCTACACGCCGCAAGGGAAAGATGGCCCCCGAGAGGAGTGGAAGACCCTCCAGGAGCAGAGAAAGATCTTTGAGCAGGAGAGGAGGAACTTCACAGAAGCGGCAGTTCGACTGAGCCAAGAG AGAAAGACCTTTGAGGAAGAGCGTGCTGTCTGGCTCAAGCACCAGTATCTCAACGTGAACCCAAAGAAACCCACAAGGTCCAAGTCACAATGTGCCTTTCAGATAT cagtctcagtagggaagcccagacttcccggtccccgaccacctcctccagctccaccgggaggacaccaaggcgttcccaggccagctgtgagacaatctctccagtgtgtcctaggtcttccccggggccttctcccggctgggcatgcctggaacacctcaccagggaggcgcccgggaggcatccggactagatgctcgagccacctcagctggctcctcctcttcatgcgaaggagcagcggctctactctgagctcctcccggataaccgagctcctcaccctgtctcttagg CTGAAACGGAGCACAGTGCAACATCGCCTCCAGAACGGCCCATCACCTCCCCCGCACCAGCGCCAACACCAGCACCCGGCGTATCGTCCTCCACATGCGACCTGCTGCACACGCTCAGCCTCATGTGTGAAAACAG CTCCACCAAACCAAAGAGAAGGACGGAAGACGCGGGAGACGCGAGCTCCTCGTCGGCCCAGCACAGATGGTGGATCGGCGGCGACGACCACAGCGGCCTCGTGTTCACGGGGGAAGAAAACGGCTCAGTTTGAGCAATCAGGACCGTGCATGAGTCATGTTTGGTGCTGTCTCAGTTCATGCCAAACTATTGAGACttga
- the LOC129188524 gene encoding afadin- and alpha-actinin-binding protein-like isoform X1 yields MDLTDFALSEVKDAQSISVECGTPPVMGHSDQSPLPLHRKSSVLTNFCTEHNVQECASRINQEVLSLGLAPVWVQSGDSSDMNVVSVLNCMYELLQLHRRGLQTLENMEMEQLKSSNNVDSLQLTSTRLKDQLELSKRENTGLLERERQLQLKVKSLQNCLKNEKDEIHKLQNIVSSRASQYNHEMKRKERELNKLKERLNQLLADKKEKKLAIDVSNKLGRVDGRRSLWKTEKTEAKHEGDMYKTLLRDYESRQGDLLMENAELRKVLKQMKKDMAVILASRKSSVKGDRSDDGAVEADSDEEEAFDCGKEAVELFSVHTREKLTNSVRRQWRRLKNHVDRLDSRESLASSTGESESTDTVAQSPSKEMDKLKQEVQQCKDYIQTQQDVLQQQLSSQCDETTTTAMPGDCYTPQGKDGPREEWKTLQEQRKIFEQERRNFTEAAVRLSQERKTFEEERAVWLKHQYLNVNPKKPTRSKSQCAFQISVSVGKPRLPGPRPPPPAPPGGHQGVPRPAVRQSLQCVLGLPRGLLPAGHAWNTSPGRRPGGIRTRCSSHLSWLLLFMRRSSGSTLSSSRITELLTLSLRLKRSTVQHRLQNGPSPPPHQRQHQHPAYRPPHATCCTRSASCVKTAPPNQREGRKTRETRAPRRPSTDGGSAATTTAASCSRGKKTAQFEQSGPCMSHVWCCLSSCQTIET; encoded by the exons ATGGATTTAACAGACTTTGCTCTCTCAGAAGTTAAGGACGCTCAGAGCATCTCTGTCGAGTGTGGAACGCCCCCCGTGATGGGCCACTCGGACCAATCGCCGCTGCCCCTACACAGGAAGTCCTCCGTGCTCACTAACTTCTGCACCGAGCACAACGTGCAGGAATGTGCGTCACGCATCAATCAG GAGGTGTTATCGCTCGGCCTAGCGCCGGTTTGGGTGCAGTCAGGTGACAGCTCTGACATGAACGTGGTGTCGGTGCTCAACTGCATGTACGAGCTGCTTCAGCTGCACCGTAGGGGCCTCCAAACCCTGGAGAACATGGAGATGGAGCAGCTGAAGTCCAGCAACAACGTGGACTCGCTGCAGCTCACTAGCACACGGCTGAAG GATCAGCTTGAACTTTCCAAAAGAGAGAACACGGGACTTCTTGAGCGGGAACGACAACTCCAGCTGAAAGTGAAGAGCTTGCAGAACTGCCTGAAGAACGAAAAAGACGAG aTCCACAAACTGCAGAACATCGTCTCCAGCCGGGCCAGCCAGTACAATCACGAGATGAAGAGGAAAGAGCGAGAACTGAACAAACTGAAAGAGCGACTGAATCAGCTCCTGGCTgacaagaaggagaagaaacTAG CCATCGATGTGTCAAACAAACTAGGACGAGTTGACGGCAGGAGAAGCCTCTGGAAGACTGAAAAGACGGAAGCAAA GCATGAGGGCGACATGTACAAAACTCTCCTCAGGGACTACGAGAGCCGGCAGGGAGACCTGCTGATGGAAAATGCAGAGTTGAGGAAAGTGTTGAAGCAGATGAAAAAAGACATGGCGGTCATTCTGGCTTCCAGGAAGTCATCTGTGAAAGGAGACAGAAGCGACGATGGTGCCGTGGAA GCAGACTCAGATGAGGAAGAAGCGTTTGACTGTGGTAAGGAGGCAGTGGAGCTGTTCAGTGTTCACACGCGGGAGAAGCTGACCAACAGTGTTCGACGCCAGTGGAGACGACTGAAGAACCACGTGGACAGACTGGACAGCCGAG AATCCTTGGCATCATCAACAGGTGAGAGTGAAAGCACTGACACCGTTGCCCAAAGCCCGTCAAAGGAAATGGACAAACTCAAGCAGGAGGTGCAGCAGTGCAAAGACTACATTCAGACGCAGCAGGACGTCCTGCAG CAGCAGCTCAGCTCTCAGTGCGATgagaccaccaccaccgccatGCCGGGCGACTGCTACACGCCGCAAGGGAAAGATGGCCCCCGAGAGGAGTGGAAGACCCTCCAGGAGCAGAGAAAGATCTTTGAGCAGGAGAGGAGGAACTTCACAGAAGCGGCAGTTCGACTGAGCCAAGAG AGAAAGACCTTTGAGGAAGAGCGTGCTGTCTGGCTCAAGCACCAGTATCTCAACGTGAACCCAAAGAAACCCACAAGGTCCAAGTCACAATGTGCCTTTCAGATAT cagtctcagtagggaagcccagacttcccggtccccgaccacctcctccagctccaccgggaggacaccaaggcgttcccaggccagctgtgagacaatctctccagtgtgtcctaggtcttccccggggccttctcccggctgggcatgcctggaacacctcaccagggaggcgcccgggaggcatccggactagatgctcgagccacctcagctggctcctcctcttcatgcgaaggagcagcggctctactctgagctcctcccggataaccgagctcctcaccctgtctcttagg CTGAAACGGAGCACAGTGCAACATCGCCTCCAGAACGGCCCATCACCTCCCCCGCACCAGCGCCAACACCAGCACCCGGCGTATCGTCCTCCACATGCGACCTGCTGCACACGCTCAGCCTCATGTGTGAAAACAG CTCCACCAAACCAAAGAGAAGGACGGAAGACGCGGGAGACGCGAGCTCCTCGTCGGCCCAGCACAGATGGTGGATCGGCGGCGACGACCACAGCGGCCTCGTGTTCACGGGGGAAGAAAACGGCTCAGTTTGAGCAATCAGGACCGTGCATGAGTCATGTTTGGTGCTGTCTCAGTTCATGCCAAACTATTGAGACttga
- the LOC129188524 gene encoding afadin- and alpha-actinin-binding protein-like isoform X3 has translation MDLTDFALSEVKDAQSISVECGTPPVMGHSDQSPLPLHRKSSVLTNFCTEHNVQECASRINQEVLSLGLAPVWVQSGDSSDMNVVSVLNCMYELLQLHRRGLQTLENMEMEQLKSSNNVDSLQLTSTRLKDQLELSKRENTGLLERERQLQLKVKSLQNCLKNEKDEIHKLQNIVSSRASQYNHEMKRKERELNKLKERLNQLLADKKEKKLAIDVSNKLGRVDGRRSLWKTEKTEAKHEGDMYKTLLRDYESRQGDLLMENAELRKVLKQMKKDMAVILASRKSSVKGDRSDDGAVEADSDEEEAFDCGKEAVELFSVHTREKLTNSVRRQWRRLKNHVDRLDSRESLASSTGESESTDTVAQSPSKEMDKLKQEVQQCKDYIQTQQDVLQQLSSQCDETTTTAMPGDCYTPQGKDGPREEWKTLQEQRKIFEQERRNFTEAAVRLSQERKTFEEERAVWLKHQYLNVNPKKPTRSKSQCAFQISVSVGKPRLPGPRPPPPAPPGGHQGVPRPAVRQSLQCVLGLPRGLLPAGHAWNTSPGRRPGGIRTRCSSHLSWLLLFMRRSSGSTLSSSRITELLTLSLRLKRSTVQHRLQNGPSPPPHQRQHQHPAYRPPHATCCTRSASCVKTAPPNQREGRKTRETRAPRRPSTDGGSAATTTAASCSRGKKTAQFEQSGPCMSHVWCCLSSCQTIET, from the exons ATGGATTTAACAGACTTTGCTCTCTCAGAAGTTAAGGACGCTCAGAGCATCTCTGTCGAGTGTGGAACGCCCCCCGTGATGGGCCACTCGGACCAATCGCCGCTGCCCCTACACAGGAAGTCCTCCGTGCTCACTAACTTCTGCACCGAGCACAACGTGCAGGAATGTGCGTCACGCATCAATCAG GAGGTGTTATCGCTCGGCCTAGCGCCGGTTTGGGTGCAGTCAGGTGACAGCTCTGACATGAACGTGGTGTCGGTGCTCAACTGCATGTACGAGCTGCTTCAGCTGCACCGTAGGGGCCTCCAAACCCTGGAGAACATGGAGATGGAGCAGCTGAAGTCCAGCAACAACGTGGACTCGCTGCAGCTCACTAGCACACGGCTGAAG GATCAGCTTGAACTTTCCAAAAGAGAGAACACGGGACTTCTTGAGCGGGAACGACAACTCCAGCTGAAAGTGAAGAGCTTGCAGAACTGCCTGAAGAACGAAAAAGACGAG aTCCACAAACTGCAGAACATCGTCTCCAGCCGGGCCAGCCAGTACAATCACGAGATGAAGAGGAAAGAGCGAGAACTGAACAAACTGAAAGAGCGACTGAATCAGCTCCTGGCTgacaagaaggagaagaaacTAG CCATCGATGTGTCAAACAAACTAGGACGAGTTGACGGCAGGAGAAGCCTCTGGAAGACTGAAAAGACGGAAGCAAA GCATGAGGGCGACATGTACAAAACTCTCCTCAGGGACTACGAGAGCCGGCAGGGAGACCTGCTGATGGAAAATGCAGAGTTGAGGAAAGTGTTGAAGCAGATGAAAAAAGACATGGCGGTCATTCTGGCTTCCAGGAAGTCATCTGTGAAAGGAGACAGAAGCGACGATGGTGCCGTGGAA GCAGACTCAGATGAGGAAGAAGCGTTTGACTGTGGTAAGGAGGCAGTGGAGCTGTTCAGTGTTCACACGCGGGAGAAGCTGACCAACAGTGTTCGACGCCAGTGGAGACGACTGAAGAACCACGTGGACAGACTGGACAGCCGAG AATCCTTGGCATCATCAACAGGTGAGAGTGAAAGCACTGACACCGTTGCCCAAAGCCCGTCAAAGGAAATGGACAAACTCAAGCAGGAGGTGCAGCAGTGCAAAGACTACATTCAGACGCAGCAGGACGTCCTGCAG CAGCTCAGCTCTCAGTGCGATgagaccaccaccaccgccatGCCGGGCGACTGCTACACGCCGCAAGGGAAAGATGGCCCCCGAGAGGAGTGGAAGACCCTCCAGGAGCAGAGAAAGATCTTTGAGCAGGAGAGGAGGAACTTCACAGAAGCGGCAGTTCGACTGAGCCAAGAG AGAAAGACCTTTGAGGAAGAGCGTGCTGTCTGGCTCAAGCACCAGTATCTCAACGTGAACCCAAAGAAACCCACAAGGTCCAAGTCACAATGTGCCTTTCAGATAT cagtctcagtagggaagcccagacttcccggtccccgaccacctcctccagctccaccgggaggacaccaaggcgttcccaggccagctgtgagacaatctctccagtgtgtcctaggtcttccccggggccttctcccggctgggcatgcctggaacacctcaccagggaggcgcccgggaggcatccggactagatgctcgagccacctcagctggctcctcctcttcatgcgaaggagcagcggctctactctgagctcctcccggataaccgagctcctcaccctgtctcttagg CTGAAACGGAGCACAGTGCAACATCGCCTCCAGAACGGCCCATCACCTCCCCCGCACCAGCGCCAACACCAGCACCCGGCGTATCGTCCTCCACATGCGACCTGCTGCACACGCTCAGCCTCATGTGTGAAAACAG CTCCACCAAACCAAAGAGAAGGACGGAAGACGCGGGAGACGCGAGCTCCTCGTCGGCCCAGCACAGATGGTGGATCGGCGGCGACGACCACAGCGGCCTCGTGTTCACGGGGGAAGAAAACGGCTCAGTTTGAGCAATCAGGACCGTGCATGAGTCATGTTTGGTGCTGTCTCAGTTCATGCCAAACTATTGAGACttga